Proteins from a single region of Rhodopirellula halodulae:
- the mtnA gene encoding S-methyl-5-thioribose-1-phosphate isomerase → MNDAETIRYHAARDGRPAELDLLDQTKLPGTLTRLVCTDIDQTHDAIRRLVVRGAPAIGIAAAYGVTLTPVDLSPSADLTEAKNRYRQSIDHLATSRPTAVNLFWALDRMRALVDQSVGSVTDLRDQLVTEAIRVHDEDRQMCRSIGANGAPLLASCRRVMTHCNAGSLATSMWGTALAPMYHLHEAGQTLEVFADETRPLLQGARLTAWELHQAGIPVTVCTDSMAGSLMREGKVDAVIVGADRIAANGDVANKIGTYPLAVLARYHKIPFYVAAPTNTFDAELDSGDGIPIEQRSADEVSYPCGTNAPRQTPEGVPVVNPAFDVTPAELVTALVTEKGVISAPNTEKVLSHLRA, encoded by the coding sequence GTGAACGACGCCGAAACGATTCGATATCACGCCGCCCGCGACGGGCGGCCCGCAGAACTCGATCTGCTGGATCAAACCAAGTTGCCAGGAACCCTCACGCGGTTGGTCTGCACGGACATCGACCAAACGCACGATGCCATTCGGCGATTGGTCGTTCGCGGTGCTCCCGCGATCGGCATCGCCGCGGCCTACGGGGTGACACTGACACCGGTGGACCTGTCACCATCCGCGGATTTGACGGAAGCCAAGAATAGGTACCGCCAATCCATTGATCACCTCGCCACCAGCCGTCCAACCGCGGTCAATCTGTTTTGGGCGTTGGACCGGATGCGAGCGTTGGTGGACCAATCGGTCGGTTCCGTCACAGATCTCCGTGACCAACTCGTCACAGAAGCCATTCGGGTCCACGACGAAGATCGACAAATGTGCCGGTCCATCGGAGCCAACGGGGCTCCATTGCTGGCGAGCTGCCGCCGGGTGATGACTCACTGCAACGCAGGATCCTTGGCAACTTCCATGTGGGGCACGGCACTGGCGCCGATGTATCACCTTCACGAAGCCGGACAAACACTCGAAGTTTTCGCGGACGAAACCCGGCCGCTGCTGCAGGGTGCCCGCCTGACTGCATGGGAGCTGCATCAAGCTGGCATCCCCGTCACCGTTTGCACGGATTCCATGGCCGGCAGCCTGATGCGTGAGGGAAAAGTGGACGCGGTGATCGTTGGCGCTGATCGAATTGCGGCCAATGGCGACGTGGCGAACAAAATTGGAACGTATCCCTTGGCCGTTTTGGCTCGTTATCACAAGATTCCGTTTTACGTGGCCGCCCCCACCAACACCTTCGACGCGGAACTGGATTCTGGCGACGGAATCCCGATCGAACAGCGCAGTGCGGACGAGGTGTCCTACCCCTGCGGGACGAACGCTCCACGTCAAACTCCTGAAGGCGTCCCGGTCGTGAACCCGGCTTTCGACGTCACGCCCGCCGAATTGGTAACCGCTCTGGTGACCGAAAAAGGCGTGATTTCCGCACCCAATACCGAAAAAGTGCTCTCGCACTTGCGAGCGTGA
- a CDS encoding carbon storage regulator: MLVLSRKEGEKLVIGDNVVITVNRIAGNRVAIGIEAPREVSIVRGELDQRDTVGPASKHKAGAPNSAMLDHDIAVAGQAER; this comes from the coding sequence ATGTTGGTTCTCAGTCGAAAAGAAGGCGAAAAGTTGGTCATCGGTGACAACGTGGTGATCACCGTCAATCGCATCGCCGGCAACCGAGTTGCGATCGGAATTGAAGCTCCTCGTGAAGTTTCGATCGTTCGTGGCGAGTTGGATCAACGGGACACGGTCGGACCAGCCAGCAAGCACAAAGCGGGTGCACCGAATTCCGCGATGTTGGATCATGACATTGCCGTTGCTGGTCAAGCAGAACGCTGA
- the surE gene encoding 5'/3'-nucleotidase SurE, with translation MTQHSILLTNDDGIDAPGLRAMHASLLHWIQSLGREQQFRLVVVAPDRGRSECGHSVTTGRDLRVTQREPDWYAVDGTPVDCVRSAMTVLCPDAKLVFSGINAGANVGVDLLVSGTFAAAREASLHGLPSMAVSHYRRPEVPKTWDHTARWLAPVLDLFADEVIEGGKRQLTNDAWNATGVDANGPGPLWNVNLPAVDPATEMPTVAQCEVERLPMLRAGVFRDREGGDSESQTATEDSEGNSRIENVPLQIQSDFHGRPRNQGTDVERCFSGHLTISRLNPYPT, from the coding sequence GTGACTCAACACAGCATTCTGTTGACCAACGATGATGGTATTGATGCACCTGGTTTGAGAGCCATGCACGCATCGCTGCTGCACTGGATTCAGTCGCTCGGACGTGAACAACAATTTCGACTGGTTGTCGTCGCGCCTGACCGGGGCCGGAGCGAATGTGGGCACAGTGTGACGACGGGCCGCGATCTTCGGGTGACGCAGCGGGAACCGGATTGGTACGCCGTGGACGGTACGCCCGTTGACTGTGTGCGTTCTGCGATGACCGTGTTGTGTCCCGACGCGAAGCTGGTGTTTTCTGGAATCAATGCCGGAGCCAACGTCGGAGTCGACTTGTTGGTCAGCGGAACATTCGCGGCGGCGAGGGAGGCATCGTTGCACGGGCTGCCCAGCATGGCCGTGTCTCATTACCGGCGTCCGGAAGTTCCCAAGACTTGGGATCACACGGCGAGGTGGCTCGCACCCGTGTTGGACTTATTTGCCGACGAAGTGATCGAGGGCGGCAAACGTCAGCTCACAAATGATGCTTGGAATGCGACCGGAGTCGATGCGAACGGACCGGGGCCTTTGTGGAACGTGAACCTACCCGCGGTGGATCCGGCGACGGAGATGCCGACGGTGGCGCAGTGTGAAGTGGAGCGTTTGCCAATGCTCCGCGCAGGCGTGTTCCGCGACAGGGAAGGAGGCGATTCAGAGTCTCAAACTGCGACGGAAGATTCCGAAGGAAATTCGCGAATCGAGAACGTGCCGCTGCAAATCCAGTCTGACTTTCACGGGCGGCCGCGAAATCAGGGGACGGACGTAGAGCGTTGCTTCTCCGGACACCTGACGATCAGTCGTCTGAATCCGTATCCAACTTGA
- a CDS encoding mechanosensitive ion channel family protein translates to MTESNPTSSAASLELTSTPEPTGKPTFADATSDLVNQMTEGNFDGVTQYATTHLAPALMSAGVGLFVIFIGYLVAKYLMRVISRPVCRRVDETLGKFVGKMVFYSIMSAVVGAVLTKLGAPLGGLAAMLAAAGFAVGLAFQGTLSNFASGVLMLVFRPFKVGDVVTAAGVTGKVDEIDLFTTTLDTPDNRRIIVPNSSIAGGTIENISHHKHRRVEVLVGVDYSADLQATREALQTALNQLAANIIPGDNRGSAVVLAGLGDSAVNWKVRMWVAGSQFWPMTEALTAEVKNQLDAANIGIPFPQMDIHVHQFADAVAQTERANRTRPTRRASERMAG, encoded by the coding sequence ATGACTGAATCCAACCCAACCAGTTCCGCCGCGAGTCTCGAACTTACCTCGACCCCCGAGCCCACCGGCAAACCAACTTTCGCGGATGCCACGTCGGACTTGGTCAATCAAATGACCGAAGGCAACTTCGATGGCGTCACTCAATACGCCACCACACATTTGGCACCCGCGCTGATGTCAGCGGGTGTCGGGTTGTTTGTCATTTTTATCGGATACTTGGTTGCCAAGTACTTGATGCGGGTGATCAGTCGTCCGGTTTGTCGACGCGTCGATGAGACTCTCGGCAAGTTCGTTGGCAAGATGGTGTTCTATTCCATCATGTCAGCAGTCGTCGGTGCGGTGCTTACCAAATTGGGTGCACCGCTTGGCGGATTGGCAGCGATGTTGGCCGCGGCCGGCTTTGCCGTTGGTTTGGCATTCCAAGGAACGCTCAGCAACTTTGCTTCAGGCGTGTTGATGTTGGTGTTTCGGCCGTTCAAAGTCGGCGATGTGGTCACTGCGGCGGGCGTGACCGGAAAAGTGGATGAGATCGACTTGTTCACCACCACGTTGGACACTCCTGATAACCGACGCATCATCGTGCCGAACAGCTCCATCGCGGGCGGAACGATCGAAAACATCAGTCACCACAAACACCGTCGCGTTGAGGTTTTGGTCGGAGTGGACTACTCCGCGGATCTACAAGCCACCCGCGAAGCATTGCAAACCGCACTGAATCAATTGGCAGCCAACATCATTCCCGGCGACAATCGCGGCAGTGCCGTTGTTTTGGCCGGTTTGGGTGACAGCGCCGTGAATTGGAAAGTCCGTATGTGGGTGGCTGGTTCGCAATTTTGGCCCATGACCGAAGCCCTCACCGCCGAAGTGAAAAACCAGTTGGATGCCGCAAATATTGGAATTCCATTCCCTCAAATGGACATTCACGTTCATCAATTTGCGGACGCGGTGGCACAAACGGAACGTGCCAATCGAACACGTCCCACCCGACGTGCCTCGGAACGAATGGCAGGCTGA